The sequence below is a genomic window from Mycobacteroides abscessus ATCC 19977.
CCGGCCACATCGGCTCGCTGGACCACCCGGCCAATTCTTCTATTGGCGGCGCTTTGGCGAATGTGTATACACCGCAACCGATGCCGACGTGGTTGTGGGTGCTGCTCGCCGGTGGCGCGGCACTGCTGGGGATGGCGGCCGCGTGGCGGGCACACCGGACGGGCCGTGAGCTCCTGGCCATCACCGTCGTTGGCATGGTCGGCTGCGTTGTGTCGCCGCTGGCATGGACCCACCACTGGGTGTGGACGGTGCCGCTGATGGTGTTGTTGGTCAACCAGATCATGACGACGCAGGGCGGGGCACGGTGGCGATGGGCCGCGGCCACCACCGTGATCGCGGTACTCGTATCCATGTGGTGGTACTGGGGGCTGTACGTACGCGCGATGCGGCTCAACCCTGACTTCGAGTCGTACATCACCGGCTGGGGCGCCGTCATCGCGCACATGTCGCGTGCGGAGAGGGTCTTCGACACCGCCCTCTACCCGTTGCTGTTCCTTACGGTGGCGACCTGGGTCCTAGCGACCAAGTCCCTACGTGCCGGTACCGTGCAGGAATGAGACGTTGGGCGGCGACCTGTGCCGTCGCACTGTTCACGGTGAGTGGTTGTTCGGTATGGGACAAGGCGGAGTCCACCCCGACGTCCTACACACCGCAACAAACCGGGGCGTCGCCGGTGCGCTATGACTCGGACCCGCTGGAACAGCGGTTTCCCAAGCTGCCGAAGCCGGTGACCGGCGAGTGGGTGCAGGGCTTCTTCAGCGACGAGCCCCTGCCCGGACCGAACACCACCTACTGGATGGACGCGATCATCGAGATGCCGCCGCAGCAGCTGGCGGCGTACGTGGCGCCGTTCCGCGCGAGCATGGTCCTCGCCTCCAGGCCGCGCCTGTGGAAGACACTGGACACCGGCGTGCCGGCCGCTGCGCAATTCGAACGCAGCGACGAACTCGATCGGATGCTGTCCACCAACACGGATAAGGGCGGCTGGCAGGTCAAGGCATTCGCGCCCAAGGACGGCTCGGTGCTCATCCTGTCCGCGCGAGGTAAGGACGCGGGCTAGGACCGCCGGGTGCGACGGTTCCGCAGGCCGCGGGCGGGTTCGAGTACCTTCTCGTCGGAGTCCGGGGAGTCACCGGACGGTTCGTCGGCAGGCTCCCGGGCCTCGGGCTCGGACGCGATCGCCTTGTCCACGTCGGAGTCATCGGCGTTTTCGGTGGTGGCCCTGGTGAGCTTCTTCTTGGCCGGGCGCGGCGTGCGTTCCGGCGCGGGACGCTCGGCCACAAAGGCCAGGTGATAGGCCGCGAAGGCCAGTATCCCGATTGCCGCGGCGGCGCCGTACCCCCCGAACTCCCAGATACCGAAGCGGTCTAGGTCCAGCCAGATCTCGGCGATCGCTGTCCCGACGATCAGCACACCTGCCAGGAAATGGCCGGTAAAGGATGCGGCACGCAATGTGAGCGCCAGCCGCGGTGTCGCGAACTCGGGCCGGCGGGTCCGCCGCCAGGAGATGAGCACCGGTGCACCCGCGGCGGCCACCAGCAGGCCGCCGACGATGCGCATCCCGGTACCGAAGGTGTGGCCGGTGGCACCGTTCAGCTCGGGCCAGCGGGGCAGCACAAAAAAGAAAAAAAGCAGTCCCGCGATCAAGGAGAGAGCGGCATGGCTGCTGGTCAGAACGATGGTCGCCGTCCGGCGTCCGGCAGCCATTGCCCTCCTTGATGCGGTCCTGCAGTGGCGGAGGATAGGGGATTTGAACCCCTGAGGGCTATTAACCCAACCCGCGTTCCAGGCGAGCGCCATAGGCCACTAGGCGAATCCTCCGTCGGTCATGGTAGCGGACTGGACTGGGTGCTTATGTCCACCACCGGTTTGACCGGCCCCGATGCACGTCGTGAGCTGGCCACGAGAGCTGCTCCGCCGATCAGCGCGGCCACCAGGATGCCCAGTAGTGGACGGAATCCGAGGGCATGTGCCAGGTAGGGGGCCGAGCTGGCGCCCAGGAAGACGGTGAATCCGTACAGGGCGGTGCCCGCACCCCGCCGCGGAGCGGCTCGATCGCCGAACATAGTGACCATCGCGGTGGAGGAAACAGCGATCCCGGCGACAAAGATGTTGCTGCCGGCGATGATGATCGGCACCGAGCCGGCACCCAGGGCCTCAACGGCAAGCCCGGCCGCGGCCAGCAGGTAGCCGACCAGTGCCCCGGTTTCGGTACCGACCCGGCCCACCCATGACCCCACAAAGGGGGCCACCAGCATGCCGGGAACACCGGCCAGCCGGATGGTGGTGCCCATGGATTCGGGTAGGTGCAACGCATCCACCAGCTCGGTGGCCAGGCTGGTGTACATCGCGACGAACGACAACATGAGTACGAAGACCGCGACCAGCGGAACCGCGATGTCCGCGCGGGCCAGCAGACGCGCCTGGGCGGCGAAACCGGACACCACCCGCGTCGACGGGTCACCGGCGCGCTCCTCATGCATGACGAGTGCCAGCAGCGCCACATTGACCGCGAGCCCGGCCGCGCTCAGCCAGAACAGCCACTGCCAGCCCCATGCCTGAGTGATCACCGACGCCATCACCTGCCCCAGCACCCCGGCCATCAGGTACGCGGTGGACACCGCGCCGATCGCGGTAGTGGCGGCACGGCGCGGCAGCGCCTCCCCGAGATAGCTCAGTGCAGACGGCGAGAATGCGCCTCCGGCGAAACCCTGGATTACCCGGAACAATCCTGAGAGCACGGGTGTCGGGGCAAAGGGCACCAGAAAGGTGAGCACGGCCATCACTGCCACCCCGGCAAGTAGCACACGCCGCCGTCCGAACCGATCGGTGACGGGACCGAACAGCAGAAAGCCTGCCGCATAACCGAAGAGCGCAGCGGACAGCGCGGGCGTCATGTCCTGCCCGCCGTAGGACGCGGACACGATGTCGTGGATCGGGATCCACACGTAGAGCTGCATGGTGACCTGCAGCGCACACAGCACGATCAGGACAACCCGTGTCATCTCTGCACTATTGGCCGGTCACCGGGACGGTGGCAATGCTCGGCGCCATTGTCCGTCACGTTGTGGGGCGCCCCCGCATACCGCAAGATGTGTGCATGCGCGCCGCCTATATCCAACAGCGGGGACCAGCCGAAAACATCCGGTATGGAACACTTTCCGAACCTGTCGCCCAGCCAGGCGAGGTCATCGTCCAGGTTGACGCGGTGGCGGTCAATCCGGTCGATACCTTCGTCCGGTCTGGTTCGTACCCGACCGAGATCCCGCTGCCGTTCGTGGTGGGACGCGATCTGGTGGGCCGGGTGGTACACGGTGCCGCGGGGTTTCAGGCCGGCGAAAAGGTCTGGTGCGGCAGCCTCGGGTACGACGGAAGGCAAGGTGCCACAGCAGAATTGGTTGCTGTTCCGGCCGAGAGGCTGTACCGGCTGCCTGTGCAGGTAGATCCATTGGCGGCCGTGGCGGTGCTTCATCCCGCCTCGACCGCGTATCTGGCGACCGTCGAATACGGCGAAGTCAGGTCAGGGGAAACGGTATTGATCCTCGGTGCGGGTGGAAACGTGGGATCGGCTGCCGTCGCCCTGGCCGTCGGGTCCGGCGCGATGGTGATTGCGGTGGCGTCGCGCCGTAGCCTGGACAGGTGCGCGCAACTGGGCGCACACGAGGTGTACGACTACACCGCGGACTGGGTCCCGCAGGTCAGCAAGGCCCACCACGGCGCCATCGATGTCTGCATCGATACCTCGGGTGTCAACGACGTCGCCATGGCGGTGGATCTGCTTGCGCCGCACGGCCGGATCGTCTTGCTCTCGGGCGACGGCACACCGGAAACCCAACGTGCGGTGCCGCTGGGACCGCTGTACCGCAAGAGTGGTTCCCTGCGAGGGTTTGTCATGTCCAGGGCGACGGTCCGCCAGCTCACCGATGCGGCTCAACGCATCGCGATGTTGCTGGGTACCGGCGAGATCACACCGAATATCATTGATTTGATGCATTTTTCGGAGACGGCGCGGGCACATCGGCGTATCGAAACCGAGGTAATGGGCGGCACCCGCCTCGTGTTGCTCCCCGCCTGATTTCTCGGCCGCAACCAGGCATTTACCGGCACCAGTGCACCGACTTGACGGACCCGAAAACCAACTTGACGGACCGTCCGCGGATACATCGCTGCCCCCTATTGGCCGGTGCCAGCCTGTGATGCGTGACCCTCTTCGAAATCGAAACCAGCGCCTTCTGCACCGCATCCCCCGACGAGCTGTACGCCTTGGTCAGCGACCTCCCCGAAAGCGGCCGATGGAGCCCTGAATGCATTGGCGGACAGTGGATATCCGGCGAACCTGGCCAGGTTGGCGCCCGCTTCCGCGGAAACAACAACCGCGCGACCGATGTCGTCGCCTGGGCGCCGGTGGTGCGTGGGGGCTGGCAGACCGAGAGTGAGATCGTCGCCGCCGAAGCGCCAAGACAGTTCAGCTGGTCCATCCTCAACCGTTCGGGCGAACTGCAGGAGAGCGTTTGGAGCTATTTTGTGGAACCGGTCGAGGGCGGATCTACCCTGCGACACCACTACCGGATGGGCAAGCCCACCGAAGGAATCACCGAGATCATGTCGCACCTCGACGAAGAGGGCAAGCAGCGCTTCGTCCGTGAATGGGGCGACAAGCTTCGGGCCGATATGCAGGCCACCGTCGATGCGATCGCGCGTATTACCCAGGAAGCGGGCGTTCCCCAATGATCCTGCAGCGCATCGGAAACCGCGGTATCAAACTCGGTACGCTGTTCGAGCGCGCGGCCCGGCGGCACCCTGACAACACCCTGACCCTGGATCATCGGCCGTCGCTGGCCCCTCAGCTGGAGGGCACCGCGACCATCGCCGCGGTGGCGTCCGCCGTCGACGACATCGCGCGGCGGCTGCGGGCCGCCGGAGTTGCTCCCGGTGAAAAGCTGGTCATCCACAAGTCGGACGGTTTCGACATTACCCTGGCGGCATGCGCCGCCGCGCGTGTGGGCGCGATACCAGTGCTGTTGTCTCCCAAGCTCGATGGTTCAACGGTGGCAACGCTGATCGGACGGGTGGGCAACCCTGCGCTGCTGACCGACGCGGCCAAGCTCGACGGCGAACTGGCCGACGAGCCCATCGCCGAGATCACCTCGCGTGTTCTGCTCGCCGAAGGCGTTCACCCACAGGCGGTGACACTTTCGGCGCTCACCCCCGCGTGCCCGGCACCGGCGGTCATCCCCAGCCCCCATGATCCTGCGCTCATCACGCACACCTCAGGTACCACCGGAGTGCCCAAACTGGCAGTGCACACCAACTTCACCTTCGAGGCGAGATATCGTCCGCAGGCCGCCGTCGCCGCACTGGTGCGCCGCCGCGAACCCATTGTCATCCATGTCTCGTTCGTGCATTCGCGTCTGGTAACCGCGTTGGCCATCGCCATCTTGCGCGGCTTCCCCGTGGTAGTGCTTGTCGACGACGCACCTGAGCGCGCCGCGGAGATCTTCCTGCGCGTTAAACCGGGAATCCTTGAGGCTCACCCGAATACGTTCATCAACTGGGAGGTATTGGCCGAGGACCCGCGTCGCCCGCTGGCCTCGGTGAAGTACTTCAGCAGCACCTTCGACGCGATTCACCCGCGCACGGTGCGCACACTGCTCGCCGCCTCGCAGCGCCGACGCCCGCTGTTCGGCCAGCTGTATGGCCAAAGTGAGGTCGGTCCCATCGTGGCGCGTGGTTTCAGCCGGTTCCGCTCCGCGGACTCCGATGGTCGTTGCGTCGGCCATCCGTTCCCGGGCATGACCGACGTGCGGATCGTTTCGCGTAACGGACAACTGCCTTCTGCGGACAATCCCGGGTACATCGAGGTGCGCACCGATGGCCGGATTCGCACGTATCTGGGCGAGCAGGAACGCTACGAGAAGCAGCTCGACAACGGCTGGTGGCGGATGGGTGATGTCGGCTACCGCACCCGTTGGGGATGTATTCACCTACTGGACCGCGAGGTCGATCTGATCGACGGTTTCGGCAGTACTCTGGCGGCCGAGGATCGCTTGTTCCTAGCGGTCGATGAGCTCACCGAGGTGATCATCGTTGCCGGCCCCAACGGACTTGCCCAGCCGG
It includes:
- a CDS encoding MFS transporter; translated protein: MTRVVLIVLCALQVTMQLYVWIPIHDIVSASYGGQDMTPALSAALFGYAAGFLLFGPVTDRFGRRRVLLAGVAVMAVLTFLVPFAPTPVLSGLFRVIQGFAGGAFSPSALSYLGEALPRRAATTAIGAVSTAYLMAGVLGQVMASVITQAWGWQWLFWLSAAGLAVNVALLALVMHEERAGDPSTRVVSGFAAQARLLARADIAVPLVAVFVLMLSFVAMYTSLATELVDALHLPESMGTTIRLAGVPGMLVAPFVGSWVGRVGTETGALVGYLLAAAGLAVEALGAGSVPIIIAGSNIFVAGIAVSSTAMVTMFGDRAAPRRGAGTALYGFTVFLGASSAPYLAHALGFRPLLGILVAALIGGAALVASSRRASGPVKPVVDISTQSSPLP
- a CDS encoding NADPH:quinone reductase — encoded protein: MRAAYIQQRGPAENIRYGTLSEPVAQPGEVIVQVDAVAVNPVDTFVRSGSYPTEIPLPFVVGRDLVGRVVHGAAGFQAGEKVWCGSLGYDGRQGATAELVAVPAERLYRLPVQVDPLAAVAVLHPASTAYLATVEYGEVRSGETVLILGAGGNVGSAAVALAVGSGAMVIAVASRRSLDRCAQLGAHEVYDYTADWVPQVSKAHHGAIDVCIDTSGVNDVAMAVDLLAPHGRIVLLSGDGTPETQRAVPLGPLYRKSGSLRGFVMSRATVRQLTDAAQRIAMLLGTGEITPNIIDLMHFSETARAHRRIETEVMGGTRLVLLPA
- a CDS encoding SRPBCC family protein, giving the protein MTLFEIETSAFCTASPDELYALVSDLPESGRWSPECIGGQWISGEPGQVGARFRGNNNRATDVVAWAPVVRGGWQTESEIVAAEAPRQFSWSILNRSGELQESVWSYFVEPVEGGSTLRHHYRMGKPTEGITEIMSHLDEEGKQRFVREWGDKLRADMQATVDAIARITQEAGVPQ
- a CDS encoding AMP-binding protein — protein: MILQRIGNRGIKLGTLFERAARRHPDNTLTLDHRPSLAPQLEGTATIAAVASAVDDIARRLRAAGVAPGEKLVIHKSDGFDITLAACAAARVGAIPVLLSPKLDGSTVATLIGRVGNPALLTDAAKLDGELADEPIAEITSRVLLAEGVHPQAVTLSALTPACPAPAVIPSPHDPALITHTSGTTGVPKLAVHTNFTFEARYRPQAAVAALVRRREPIVIHVSFVHSRLVTALAIAILRGFPVVVLVDDAPERAAEIFLRVKPGILEAHPNTFINWEVLAEDPRRPLASVKYFSSTFDAIHPRTVRTLLAASQRRRPLFGQLYGQSEVGPIVARGFSRFRSADSDGRCVGHPFPGMTDVRIVSRNGQLPSADNPGYIEVRTDGRIRTYLGEQERYEKQLDNGWWRMGDVGYRTRWGCIHLLDREVDLIDGFGSTLAAEDRLFLAVDELTEVIIVAGPNGLAQPVVCTKNNVPLNRNAWDAAAAKLPPMAPPLHLRLDELPQTATTKIKRLELSARIGAGSL